The Lycium barbarum isolate Lr01 chromosome 9, ASM1917538v2, whole genome shotgun sequence genome has a segment encoding these proteins:
- the LOC132610829 gene encoding homocysteine S-methyltransferase 2, producing MGTSDANGKPSLSLIKDFLNKCGGVAVIDGGFATELERHGADLNDPLWSAKCLFTDPHLVRDVHLDYLEAGADIILSSSYQATIQGFKAKGYSIEESESLLKRSVEIACEARDVYYNRCCESSSDHNTEGKVLKKRPILVAASVGSYGAYLADGSEYSGEYGDAVDLNFLKDFHRRRIQLLADSGADIIAFETVPNKLEAQAFVELLKEEDIKTPAWLSFNSKDGINVVSGDSLSECAAIGESCEKVLAVGINCTPPRFILDLILSINQVTTKPILIYPNSGESYDGIRKEWVSNTGIRDEDFVPYVNKWCEAGASLVGGCCRTTPNTIRAIHNALSGRRTV from the exons ATGGGTACTTCCGACGCCAATGGCAAGCCATCCTTGTCCCTCATCAAAGATTTCCTCAACAAATGCGGCGGCGTTGCGGTGATAGACGGGGGGTTTGCGACGGAGTTAGAGCGTCATGGGGCGGACTTAAATGACCCTCTTTGGAGTGCTAAATGTCTCTTCACTGATCCTCACCTCGTCCGCGAT GTACACTTGGATTACCTTGAAGCTGGTGCGGATATAATACTCAGTTCATCTTATCAG GCAACCATCCAGGGGTTTAAGGCCAAAGGATATTCTATAGAAGAAAGTGAATCTTTGCTCAAAAGAAGTGTCGAGATTGCATGTGAAGCACGGGACGTCTACTATAATAGATGCTGTGAATCTTCATCTGATCATAACACTGAGGGAAAGGTTCTCAAAAAGCGTCCTATCTTAGTTGCAGCATCTGTTGGGAGTTATGGGGCGTATTTAGCTGATGGTTCTGAATACAG TGGGGAATACGGGGATGCGGTTGACCTCAACTTTCTAAAGGATTTTCATCGAAGAAGGATTCAGCTTCTTGCAGACTCTGGTGCTGATATAATAGCTTTTGAGACTGTGCCAAATAAATTGGAAGCTCAG GCTTTTGTCGAGCTTCTTAAGGAAGAAGACATAAAGACTCCTGCCTGGTTATCCTTCAACTCTAAAGATGGTATAAATGTGGTCAGTGGTGATTCTTTATCAGAATGTGCTGCAATTGGCGAATCATGTGAAAAAGTTTTAGCTGTTGGAATCAACTGCACCCCTCCTAGATTTATTCTGGATCttattctatccatcaatcag GTAACAACAAAACCAATTCTTATATATCCCAACAGTGGTGAGAGTTACGATGGCATTCGGAAGGAGTGGGTG AGTAATACTGGGATAAGAGATGAAGATTTTGTTCCTTATGTTAATAAATGGTGTGAAGCAGGAGCATCCCTGGTTGGGGGTTGCTGCAGAACTACTCCAAATACCATTAGAGCTATACACAATGCACTCTCCGGAAGACGTACTGTCTAA
- the LOC132611807 gene encoding uncharacterized protein LOC132611807: MYDGAKTRVRIVGGDSEHFPVTMGLHQGSALSPFLFALAMDALTSHIQGEVSWCMLFADDIVLIDESWNGVNARLEVWRQTLELKGFKLSRTKTEFLECKFSDVSQGRGRGRAARYSGHPE; this comes from the coding sequence atgtatgatggagccaagaccagggtgAGGATTGTTGGAGGTGACTCAGAACACTTCCCAGTCACGATGGGCCTGCACCAGGGGTCCGCTCTTAGCCCGTTTTTGTTTGCTTTGGCAATGGACGCACTGACAAGCCACATTCAAGGAGAGGTGTCGTGGTGCATGTTGTTTGCAGATGACATTGTGCTTATTGACGAGTCGTGGAACGGTGTTAACGCAAGACTGGAGGTTTGGCGACAGACCCTGGAGTTGAAGGGTTTCAAGTTGAGCAGGACTAAGACAGAGTtcttagagtgcaagttcagtgatgtgAGTCAAGGTAGAGGACGAGGACGTGCAGCTAGATACTCAGGTCATCCTGAAtaa
- the LOC132610830 gene encoding uncharacterized protein LOC132610830 isoform X2 has product MKRAMPWSDDEEDDTSSDDSSALHTDTGDNLGSSKNKSTQAESAKRKSKGVDFEALSRHGYKGGLSVLKVPPPKEPEQEQNWSWSSGKETREKEKDETYEERQKTRAALVEAEQLVHARTQKERKNFSFSQKEKKKRDLGQASRGKSYVEEEKRLLRDNGIYSGFDA; this is encoded by the exons ATGAAGAGGGCAATGCCATGGAGtgatgatgaagaagatgatACATCCTCTGATGATTCTTCAGCACTTCATACTGATACTGGAGACAATCTTGGTTCCTCCAAAAATAAATCTACCCAAG CTGAGTCTGCAAAGCGGAAGAGCAAAGGTGTGGACTTTGAAGCTCTAAGCCGCCATGGGTATAAAGGTGGATTATCTGTCTTGAAAGTTCCACCACCCAAGGAGCCAGAACAGGAACAGAATTGGTCTTGGTCAAGTGGGAAGGAAACTCGGGAAAAAGAGAAGGACGAAACTTATGAGGAGCGTCAGAAGACGAGAGCTGCACTTGTGGAAGCAGAGCAACTGGTTCATGCACGAACTCAGAAAGAGAGGAAGAACTTTTCTTTCTCAcagaaggaaaagaagaagagagatcTTGGTCAAGCTAGCAGAGGGAAGAGTTACGTTGAAGAGGAAAAGAGGCTGCTAAGGGATAATGGCATTTACTCTGGATTTGATGCCTGA
- the LOC132610830 gene encoding uncharacterized protein LOC132610830 isoform X1, producing MKMKRAMPWSDDEEDDTSSDDSSALHTDTGDNLGSSKNKSTQAESAKRKSKGVDFEALSRHGYKGGLSVLKVPPPKEPEQEQNWSWSSGKETREKEKDETYEERQKTRAALVEAEQLVHARTQKERKNFSFSQKEKKKRDLGQASRGKSYVEEEKRLLRDNGIYSGFDA from the exons ATGAAGATGAAGAGGGCAATGCCATGGAGtgatgatgaagaagatgatACATCCTCTGATGATTCTTCAGCACTTCATACTGATACTGGAGACAATCTTGGTTCCTCCAAAAATAAATCTACCCAAG CTGAGTCTGCAAAGCGGAAGAGCAAAGGTGTGGACTTTGAAGCTCTAAGCCGCCATGGGTATAAAGGTGGATTATCTGTCTTGAAAGTTCCACCACCCAAGGAGCCAGAACAGGAACAGAATTGGTCTTGGTCAAGTGGGAAGGAAACTCGGGAAAAAGAGAAGGACGAAACTTATGAGGAGCGTCAGAAGACGAGAGCTGCACTTGTGGAAGCAGAGCAACTGGTTCATGCACGAACTCAGAAAGAGAGGAAGAACTTTTCTTTCTCAcagaaggaaaagaagaagagagatcTTGGTCAAGCTAGCAGAGGGAAGAGTTACGTTGAAGAGGAAAAGAGGCTGCTAAGGGATAATGGCATTTACTCTGGATTTGATGCCTGA